In Streptomyces sp. NBC_01707, a genomic segment contains:
- a CDS encoding IclR family transcriptional regulator, with protein sequence MSQTVDRALSILPLLAQGPADLGQVADRLGVHKSTALRLLRTLHEHGLVYRQQDQRYRLGARLFALAQEAVENLDVREIAHSHLVELNEQCGHTVHLAVYEEHEVLYIDKVESRYPVRMYSRIGKPVAITVAAVAKLLLADLTEPERRAIAEKLDYPMYTSRSIPNAGAFLKELATVREQGWATDLGGHEESINCIGAPIRGADGRVVAAMSVSAPNVVVTAEELLTLLPLVRRTADAITREYSGTPTPRPKKA encoded by the coding sequence ATGAGTCAGACCGTCGACCGCGCGCTGAGCATCCTTCCGCTCCTCGCCCAGGGCCCCGCCGATCTCGGCCAGGTCGCCGACCGCCTCGGCGTCCACAAGTCCACCGCGCTGCGCCTGCTCCGTACGCTGCACGAGCACGGGCTCGTCTACCGCCAGCAGGACCAGCGCTACCGCCTCGGCGCCCGCCTGTTCGCCCTGGCGCAGGAGGCCGTCGAGAACCTCGACGTACGCGAGATCGCCCACTCCCACCTCGTCGAGCTCAACGAACAGTGCGGGCACACCGTCCATCTCGCGGTGTACGAGGAGCACGAGGTCCTCTACATCGACAAGGTCGAGAGCCGCTACCCGGTCAGGATGTACTCCCGGATCGGCAAGCCCGTCGCGATCACCGTCGCCGCCGTCGCCAAGCTGCTGCTCGCCGATCTGACCGAGCCGGAACGGCGTGCGATCGCCGAGAAGCTCGACTACCCCATGTACACGTCCCGTTCGATCCCGAACGCCGGCGCGTTCCTCAAGGAGCTCGCCACCGTCCGCGAACAGGGCTGGGCCACCGATCTCGGCGGCCACGAGGAATCCATCAACTGCATCGGCGCCCCCATCCGCGGCGCGGACGGCCGGGTCGTCGCCGCCATGTCGGTGTCCGCGCCGAACGTCGTCGTCACGGCCGAGGAACTCCTCACCCTGCTCCCGCTGGTGCGCCGCACCGCCGACGCCATCACGCGGGAGTACTCCGGCACGCCCACCCCCCGACCCAAGAAGGCCTGA
- a CDS encoding sugar kinase: MSGPAAGAAHAATTSDVVCLGESMVTFLPSQPGRLADVPSFSRAIGGAESNVACALAAAGHRTKWVSRVGADGFGDHLVEAISRYGVDTSAVERDPARPTGIYFRTATDRATDTHEVAYYRAGSAASAMSPANVPAEDALCGRILHLSGITAALSDDCLSLLHSLTAPRPGRPLISFDVNHRTGLWRDADAAPAVLLDLARRSDLVFVGEDEAEEAWGLHGAEAIRAALPEPGVLVVKRGAEGATVFSRPHTGSRAAVGGGPETVTTVPALRVDVVAPVGAGDAFAAGFLSATLRDLPVRDRARHGHLMAAAVLTVPGDLTDPPARAHADRLVALDDTAWETLRLGPGWTAAERATEEVPTP, from the coding sequence GTGTCCGGACCCGCAGCGGGGGCGGCCCACGCCGCCACGACGAGCGATGTCGTCTGCCTCGGCGAGTCCATGGTCACGTTCCTGCCCTCGCAGCCCGGACGCCTCGCCGACGTGCCGTCCTTCAGCCGTGCGATCGGGGGCGCCGAGTCCAATGTTGCCTGCGCGCTCGCGGCGGCGGGGCACCGGACGAAGTGGGTCAGCCGCGTCGGCGCGGACGGGTTCGGCGACCATCTGGTCGAGGCGATCTCCCGGTACGGCGTCGACACATCGGCGGTGGAGCGCGACCCGGCCCGCCCCACAGGCATCTACTTCCGTACGGCGACCGACCGCGCGACCGACACCCACGAGGTCGCGTACTACCGGGCCGGGTCCGCGGCGTCGGCGATGTCCCCGGCGAACGTCCCGGCGGAGGACGCGCTCTGCGGCCGCATCCTGCACCTGTCCGGGATCACGGCGGCGCTGTCCGACGACTGCCTGTCCCTGCTCCATTCCCTGACGGCGCCCCGCCCCGGACGCCCGTTGATCTCCTTCGACGTGAACCACCGGACGGGGCTGTGGCGCGACGCCGACGCGGCACCGGCCGTGCTCCTCGACCTGGCCCGCCGCTCCGACCTCGTCTTCGTCGGTGAGGACGAGGCGGAGGAGGCGTGGGGGCTGCACGGCGCGGAGGCGATCCGTGCGGCGCTGCCGGAGCCCGGGGTGCTCGTCGTGAAGCGTGGGGCCGAGGGGGCGACGGTCTTTTCGAGGCCCCACACCGGATCCCGCGCCGCTGTCGGCGGCGGGCCCGAGACTGTCACCACCGTCCCCGCCCTCCGGGTCGACGTCGTCGCCCCGGTCGGCGCCGGCGACGCCTTCGCGGCCGGATTCCTCTCCGCCACCCTCCGCGACCTGCCCGTACGGGACCGCGCCCGGCACGGTCACCTGATGGCCGCCGCCGTCCTCACCGTTCCCGGCGACCTCACCGACCCTCCGGCCCGTGCCCACGCCGACCGGCTGGTGGCTCTCGACGACACCGCCTGGGAGACACTTCGTCTCGGCCCCGGCTGGACAGCGGCCGAGCGGGCAACCGAGGAGGTACCCACCCCATGA
- a CDS encoding alanine racemase, whose translation MAADHPVTPAGLAELAGLADERVDHRFKALPPDADGLTVGALAAERRNLFTGGFTTPVLALSAESVEHNLALLEAYAERHGLAFAPHGKTSMSPQLFADQLKRGAWGITAAVPHQARVYRAYGIRRIFLANELVDPVALRWLAGELAADPEFHFVCYVDSVRGVELMDEALRTAGASRPVDVVVELGAGEGARTGARTEADCAAVADAVASTGTLRLVGVAGYEGEVPDASPERVRDWLHRLVALAADFDKAGRFAGADAVLVSAGGSAWFDTVAEVFAEIPELSVPVVKLLRSGAYVSHDDGHYRRLTPFNRVSEEGTLQPAFRLWAQVVSRPTAEQAFLNAGKRDAAYDLDLPEAQVIRSGRDGSVRAATGVTVTGLSDQHTWVRTEAGAELEVGDWVGMGLSHPCTSFDKWQLIPLVEADGTVTDYIRTFF comes from the coding sequence TTGGCCGCCGACCACCCGGTCACCCCGGCTGGACTCGCCGAACTCGCCGGACTTGCCGACGAACGGGTCGACCACCGCTTCAAGGCACTCCCGCCCGACGCGGACGGCCTGACCGTCGGCGCCCTGGCCGCCGAACGCCGCAACCTCTTCACCGGCGGCTTCACCACCCCGGTCCTCGCCCTCTCCGCCGAGTCGGTCGAGCACAACCTCGCCCTCCTGGAGGCCTACGCGGAACGCCACGGCCTCGCGTTCGCCCCGCACGGCAAGACCTCCATGTCCCCGCAGCTCTTCGCCGACCAGCTGAAGCGCGGCGCGTGGGGCATCACCGCGGCCGTCCCGCACCAGGCGAGGGTCTACCGGGCGTACGGCATCCGGCGGATCTTCCTCGCCAACGAGCTCGTCGACCCGGTGGCGTTGCGCTGGCTGGCCGGTGAGCTGGCGGCCGACCCGGAGTTCCACTTCGTCTGTTACGTGGACTCGGTGCGCGGTGTCGAGCTGATGGACGAGGCCCTGCGCACCGCGGGCGCCTCCCGCCCGGTGGATGTCGTGGTGGAGCTGGGCGCGGGCGAGGGCGCCCGCACCGGTGCGCGTACCGAGGCCGACTGCGCGGCGGTCGCCGACGCGGTGGCCTCGACGGGGACCCTGCGGCTGGTGGGCGTCGCCGGTTACGAGGGCGAGGTGCCCGACGCGTCGCCGGAGCGCGTACGGGATTGGCTGCACCGGCTCGTCGCGCTGGCGGCGGACTTCGACAAGGCGGGACGGTTCGCCGGCGCGGACGCGGTTCTGGTCAGCGCGGGCGGCAGCGCGTGGTTCGACACGGTGGCCGAGGTCTTCGCCGAGATCCCCGAACTCTCCGTACCTGTGGTGAAGTTGCTGCGTTCAGGTGCGTACGTCTCGCACGACGACGGTCACTACCGGCGACTCACACCGTTCAACCGGGTGTCCGAGGAGGGGACGCTGCAGCCGGCCTTCCGGCTGTGGGCCCAGGTCGTGTCACGTCCCACCGCCGAGCAGGCGTTCCTCAACGCGGGGAAGCGGGACGCGGCGTACGACCTCGACCTCCCGGAGGCGCAGGTGATCCGGTCCGGGCGCGACGGCTCGGTGCGGGCGGCGACGGGGGTCACGGTCACGGGACTGTCGGACCAGCACACGTGGGTGCGGACCGAGGCGGGGGCGGAGCTCGAGGTCGGCGACTGGGTGGGGATGGGGCTTTCGCATCCGTGCACGTCGTTCGACAAGTGGCAGCTGATTCCGCTGGTCGAGGCGGACGGCACGGTCACGGACTACATCCGCACGTTCTTCTGA
- a CDS encoding amidohydrolase family protein, whose amino-acid sequence MDLVIRNAGVIDGTGAPSYRADVKIAEGRIAEIHPEGAPGPRPTATRTLDATGLALSPGFIDMHAHSDLALLRDPEHSAKAAQGVTLEVLGQDGLSYAPVDDRTLTEVRKAITGWNGDGSDVDFDWRTVGEYLDRLDRNFGGQGIAVNAAYLIPQGTVRMYAVGWDDRPATEAELTRMKELVAQGMAEGAVGMSSGLTYTPGMYAKDAELTELCRVVAEHGGYYCPHHRSYGAGALAAYEEMVQLTRDAGCPLHLAHATMNFGVNKGRAPELIALLDRAVAAGADISLDTYPYTPGSTTLVAMLPSWASEGGPESILTRLADEVTAERIRHHLEELGSDGCHGVPIEWDTIEISGVSVPELAGHVGRTVAESARLRGEEPWVTARRLLLDDRLGTTILQHVGHEENVRQIMRHRVHTGGSDGILQGDKPHPRAYGTFPQYLGRYARELGILSLEECVAHLTSRPAARLRLADRGHVREGYRADLVLFDPETVAAGSTFEEPRTLPVGIPHVLIDGRFVIEDGRRTSVLAGRAVRSTS is encoded by the coding sequence ATGGACCTCGTCATCCGCAACGCCGGCGTCATCGACGGCACCGGCGCCCCCTCCTACCGGGCCGATGTCAAAATCGCCGAAGGCCGGATCGCCGAGATCCACCCCGAGGGCGCTCCGGGGCCCCGCCCCACCGCCACCCGCACCCTCGACGCCACCGGCCTCGCCCTCTCCCCCGGTTTCATCGACATGCACGCCCACAGCGACCTGGCCCTTCTCCGCGATCCGGAACACAGCGCGAAGGCTGCCCAGGGCGTCACCCTGGAAGTCCTCGGCCAGGACGGCCTGTCGTACGCCCCGGTCGACGACCGCACCCTCACCGAGGTACGGAAGGCGATCACCGGCTGGAACGGCGACGGTTCGGACGTCGACTTCGACTGGCGCACGGTCGGCGAATACCTGGACCGCCTCGACCGCAACTTCGGCGGCCAGGGCATCGCGGTCAACGCCGCCTACCTCATCCCGCAGGGCACGGTCCGGATGTACGCCGTCGGCTGGGACGACCGCCCGGCCACCGAGGCCGAGCTGACCCGGATGAAGGAGCTCGTGGCCCAGGGCATGGCGGAGGGCGCGGTCGGCATGTCGTCCGGCCTCACCTACACCCCGGGCATGTACGCCAAGGATGCCGAACTCACCGAACTGTGCCGGGTCGTGGCGGAGCACGGCGGCTACTACTGCCCGCACCACCGCTCGTACGGCGCGGGCGCACTCGCCGCGTACGAGGAGATGGTGCAGCTCACCCGCGACGCCGGCTGCCCCCTCCATCTCGCCCACGCCACCATGAACTTCGGCGTGAACAAGGGCAGGGCCCCCGAGCTGATCGCCCTCCTGGACCGGGCCGTCGCCGCGGGCGCCGACATCTCCCTCGACACCTACCCGTACACGCCCGGCTCCACGACGCTCGTCGCGATGCTGCCGAGCTGGGCGAGCGAGGGCGGCCCGGAGTCGATCCTCACGCGTCTCGCGGACGAGGTGACGGCCGAACGGATCCGGCACCATCTGGAGGAGCTCGGCTCGGACGGCTGCCACGGCGTGCCGATCGAGTGGGACACGATCGAGATCTCCGGCGTCAGCGTGCCGGAGCTGGCCGGACATGTCGGCCGCACGGTCGCCGAGTCCGCGCGGCTGCGCGGCGAGGAGCCGTGGGTCACCGCCCGCCGCCTGCTCCTCGACGACCGGCTCGGCACGACGATCCTCCAGCACGTGGGCCACGAGGAGAACGTCCGGCAGATCATGCGGCACCGCGTCCACACGGGCGGCAGCGACGGCATCCTCCAGGGCGACAAGCCGCACCCGCGTGCGTACGGCACGTTCCCGCAATACCTCGGCCGGTACGCAAGGGAATTGGGCATCCTCTCGCTGGAGGAGTGTGTCGCCCACCTCACCTCGCGCCCGGCAGCCCGGCTGCGCCTGGCCGACCGGGGGCACGTCCGCGAGGGCTACCGCGCCGACCTCGTCCTCTTCGACCCGGAGACGGTAGCGGCGGGCTCGACGTTCGAGGAGCCGCGCACCTTGCCGGTGGGCATCCCGCACGTCCTGATCGACGGCCGCTTCGTCATCGAGGACGGCAGGCGGACTTCCGTACTGGCGGGGCGGGCGGTCCGGTCGACGTCGTAG
- a CDS encoding siderophore-interacting protein, whose translation MSPSLPVSYVQVTAVERITPRMARITFTGDALADVMEDRPDQQMKLCFPRGRGVPVLPEQHPDDTYGMRWYEAYLAIPEAERPWTRSFTVRAYDRARNEMTVDFVLHGETGPASRWGRAAHPGDVLGMVGPSSMYARPLPASDWLLLAGDATALPAIGTLLEALPAGMPAVAYVEVADEREEQRLMSAADVAVHWVHGPGRTLVDAVRAADLPGEAATGAAWLAGESGAVRALRRHLVEERGLARPTVEFSGYWRRALTQDDAPTEEDLAWAKERAEGF comes from the coding sequence ATGAGTCCGTCGCTGCCGGTGTCGTACGTACAGGTCACGGCCGTGGAGCGGATCACGCCCCGGATGGCACGCATCACCTTCACCGGCGATGCGCTGGCCGATGTGATGGAGGACCGGCCTGATCAGCAGATGAAACTCTGCTTCCCGAGGGGGCGGGGCGTGCCGGTCCTGCCGGAACAGCACCCCGACGACACGTACGGGATGCGGTGGTACGAGGCGTATCTCGCGATCCCGGAGGCCGAGCGCCCCTGGACGCGCAGCTTCACGGTCCGGGCGTACGACCGGGCGCGCAATGAGATGACCGTCGACTTCGTGCTCCATGGCGAGACCGGTCCCGCGAGCCGGTGGGGCAGGGCCGCGCACCCCGGTGACGTACTCGGCATGGTCGGCCCGTCGTCGATGTACGCAAGGCCGCTGCCCGCCTCCGACTGGCTGCTGCTCGCCGGGGACGCGACGGCGCTCCCGGCGATCGGGACGCTGCTCGAAGCGCTGCCGGCCGGTATGCCGGCGGTGGCGTACGTCGAGGTCGCCGATGAGCGGGAGGAGCAACGGCTCATGTCCGCCGCCGACGTGGCCGTGCACTGGGTGCACGGCCCGGGGCGGACTCTGGTCGACGCGGTCCGGGCGGCGGACCTGCCCGGTGAGGCGGCGACGGGCGCGGCGTGGCTGGCAGGGGAGTCGGGGGCGGTACGGGCGCTGCGCCGCCACCTGGTCGAGGAGCGCGGGCTGGCCCGGCCGACGGTGGAGTTCAGCGGTTACTGGCGGCGCGCGCTGACCCAGGACGACGCTCCGACCGAGGAGGACCTGGCCTGGGCGAAGGAGCGGGCGGAAGGGTTCTGA
- a CDS encoding TetR/AcrR family transcriptional regulator C-terminal domain-containing protein: MVVYAGQGDARRSMALLWRTEDAGTPGGTGPARSGPKPGLTVDAIVTAAVAVADEDGMAALSMRAVGERLGRTAMALYTYVPGKSELLDLMYDAVHAELPADYPDTGNWRASLTSWADDTLTFHLRHPWVLQVSQARPVLGPHEYAGLDTLVRLLYGTGLDAHVVRRLIGTLFHFVRGSAQTVAESRQAAAVTGQSDEEWWFARSALLGEVAPDFADRFPDVGRLESESAPEPPPADDPVPYLERQARETFTVGLGVLLDGIEAAVRRSAAP; the protein is encoded by the coding sequence GTGGTGGTCTACGCGGGGCAGGGTGACGCCCGCCGTTCGATGGCCCTGCTGTGGCGCACGGAGGACGCCGGGACACCGGGCGGAACGGGACCGGCGCGGTCCGGGCCCAAGCCGGGCCTCACCGTGGACGCGATCGTGACCGCCGCCGTCGCCGTCGCCGACGAGGACGGCATGGCGGCACTGTCGATGCGCGCGGTGGGCGAGCGACTGGGCCGGACCGCCATGGCGCTCTACACGTACGTGCCCGGCAAGAGCGAGCTGCTGGACCTGATGTACGACGCGGTGCACGCCGAACTGCCCGCCGACTACCCCGACACGGGCAACTGGCGCGCGTCGCTGACGAGCTGGGCCGACGACACCCTCACCTTCCACCTCCGCCACCCGTGGGTGCTCCAGGTCTCACAGGCCCGCCCGGTACTGGGCCCGCACGAGTACGCCGGACTCGACACCCTCGTACGCCTGCTGTACGGAACCGGGCTCGACGCGCATGTCGTGCGGCGGCTGATCGGCACGCTCTTCCACTTCGTGCGGGGCTCGGCGCAGACGGTCGCCGAGTCCCGGCAGGCCGCGGCGGTGACGGGCCAGTCCGACGAGGAGTGGTGGTTCGCCCGGTCGGCGCTGCTCGGCGAAGTGGCACCCGACTTCGCCGACCGCTTCCCGGACGTCGGCCGGCTGGAGAGCGAGAGCGCACCCGAGCCGCCGCCCGCCGACGACCCGGTGCCCTACCTGGAGCGCCAGGCCCGCGAGACGTTCACCGTCGGGCTCGGCGTGCTGCTGGACGGGATCGAGGCGGCGGTACGACGGTCGGCTGCGCCGTGA